A genomic stretch from Helianthus annuus cultivar XRQ/B chromosome 1, HanXRQr2.0-SUNRISE, whole genome shotgun sequence includes:
- the LOC110879629 gene encoding MTOR-associated protein MEAK7, with translation MGNAQSPAADPRFTSATRLFSQKELDDLKSLFDSLAAQSQSGGTYISISVFKVYTGMKGPVGDRLYDLVTQNRKDQKLTFEDLVIAKGTYEKGTKVEIDEFLYQLCDVGGDGNLVRSDLEAVISGILDSISSEKEAESSSASNIKPVSIFLDAANFTKDNEGSSERSMSFEDFRSWLHLVPSARKFLTSLLKPSSPSSQVPKLTHQGDIDSNMLLLKEEYAWHIGGALSHLESSEWKLLYHSSLNGLSFNTFLGNTSNDEGPTVLIIKDKEGYIYGGYASQPWERHADFYGDMKSFLFQLYPKASIYRPTGANNNIQWCAVNFSSDSIPNGIGFGGRAGHFNLFISANFDNGHTFTGPTFNNPCLSKNNRIYPEVIECWGIVQKGAQHEKQDGVKGTVLDRFKEDRNMLNLVGIANSSN, from the exons ATGGGAAACGCTCAGTCTCCGGCCGCCGATCCTCGGTTTACTTCCGCCACAAG GCTGTTCTCTCAGAAGGAGCTGGATGACCTAAAATCGTTGTTCGATTCTCTCGCCGCTCAGTCTCAAAGCGGCGGTACATATATATCGATCTCCGTATTCAAG GTGTATACTGGAATGAAAGGTCCTGTTGGAGATAGGCTTTATGATTTAGTTACACAGAATAGGAAGGATCAGAAACTCACATTTGAAGACCTTGTAATTGCTAAA GGAACATATGAAAAAGGGACGAAAGTTGAGATTGATGAGTTTCTCTATCAGCTATGTGATGTTGGCGGTGATGGCAATTTAGTGAG GTCAGACTTGGAAGCTGTTATAAGTGGAATACTAGATAGTATATCTTCTGAGAAAGAAGCTGAATCTTCATCAGCTTCCAATATTAAGCCGGTTAGCATATTCCTGGATGCTGCCAATTTTACAAAAGATAATGAAGGAAGTTCCGAAAGAAGTATGTCTTTTGAGGATTTCAGAAGCTGGTTGCATCTTGTTCCGTCTGCCAGAAAGTTTCTCACAAGCCTGTTAAAGCCCTCTTCTCCAA GTTCTCAAGTTCCTAAACTGACCCACCAAGGGGACATCGATTCTAATATGCTGCTACTGAAAGAGGAATACGCTTGGCACATTGGAGGAGCTCTTTCACATCTAGAATCGAGTGAATGGAAGCTTTTGTATCACAGTTCACTTAACGGATTAAGTTTCAACACGTTTTTGGGCAATACTTC AAATGATGAAGGGCCAACTGTGTTGATAATCAAGGACAAAGAAGGCTATATATACGGAGGTTATGCTTCTCAGCCTTGGGAAAGACATGCCGACTTTTATGGTGACATGAAATCATTTTTGTTTCAGTTGTACCCTAAAGCATCGATATATCGACCTACTGGTGCTAACAACAATATACAATGG TGTGCTGTAAACTTCAGTTCAGACAGCATCCCGAATGGCATCGGATTTGGAGGGCGTGCAGGTCATTTCAACTTATTTATTTCAGCAAACTTTGATAACGGTCACACTTTCACCGGCCCCACCTTCAATAACCCGTGCCTATCGAAAAACAACCGTATATACCCGGAAGTGATAGAATGTTGGGGGATTGTACAAAAGGGAGCTCAACACGAAAAGCAAGATGGTGTGAAAGGTACAGTGCTGGACAGATTTAAAGAAGACCGTAATATGCTTAATTTGGTCGGGATTGCAAATTCAAGCAACTGA